TCGTCTGCCAGCCGACCGAGAGGCGTTAACGCGCTGTGTGCAGGAGGAGCATCGCTTGCGCCCGGGCTTTACCGCGTTGGTGATGTGGTGTCGGGAGAAGGGTATCCCCCTGACCATCGCCTCCGGGGGGTTGGACTTCTACATTCAGGCGGTGCTGGAGCGGGAGGGGCTGCAAGTGCCGTTTTACAGCGCCACGGCCGATTTCAGTGGCCCCCGTTTGGGGATGCGCTTCACCAACGGGGTGCGGAGTTGTCCCGATGTGGGGGTGTGCAAGTGCTGGCTGGTGGAGCGGATCAAGGGGCAAACGGAACGGCTGGTGCTGGTCGGCGATGGGCTGACGGATGCCTGCGCAGCGCGCCGTGCGGACCTGGTGTTTGCCCGCAAGTGGTTGCTGGATTACTGCCGGCGGAACAATTTGCCTCATCTTCCTTTTGAAACCTTCCACGAGGTGCACCAGGCTTTGGCTGAGTGGGTGCACATGCGTGGGGAGCGCTCCTCCCCTTCCCCCGTCGCCGCCGCCTCTTGACAGAAGAGGGGAATTAGCGTATATTGCAATCAACAATTCATCTAATTCTGCCCCAACGGGGTGATGGCGTTCTGCCGCAGTGGGGCAGAGAGAGGAGAGCAAAGGTGCGCCACCGCTGGATGCTGCTCCTGATTGTGCTGGCACTGGTGGTGGGAGCAGGGATGGGCGGGTTCCTCATAGGCGGGCGGAGCCGGGGGGGAACCTCACCCGCCCAGGAGACACCCCAACGGGTGGTGATCGCTATCCAACCCACCATGTCCGCCGCTGAGATGCTGGAAAAGGCCCGTCCTCTGGAGCAGTTCCTGGAACAGCAGTTGGGCGGGAAGGTGGATGTGCAGATTTATGTCCCCACCAGTTATGCGGCGGTGGTGGAGTCCCTGCGCTTTGGGCAGGCGCAGGTGGCCTTCATGTCGGCCTGGCCGTCCTATCTGGCAACCCAGATGGCGGGGGCTGAGGTCGCCCTGGCGGAGGTACGGGAGGTGGTCATCGGCCAAGAGAAGAGGGAGGCTCCCTTTTATTACTCCTACTGGGTGGTGCGTGCCGATAGCCCCTACGAGAACCTCCTGTCTCTCAAGGGGAAGCGGGCCTGCTTCCCCAGCCCTATCTCCACCTCCGGGTATGTCGCCCCCATGGGGCGCCTGGTGGAACTGGGCTATCTCACCGTGGAGGCCGGCCGCGAGGCGGACCCTAAAGCCTTCTTCGGGGATGTGCTGTTTGGGGGGGGCTACGCCCAGTGCTGGCAAGCTCTGCAGCAGGGGCAGGTGGATGTAACCATTATCGCCGGGGATGTGTCGGAGCGGTTGTATCGGGAGGTTTTGGCCAATACACGCGTGTTAGAGCAGCAAGGGCCTATCCCCTCCCACGCCGTAGTCGTCAGCAAAGACCTGGCGGAGCCGTTGCGCAGTCAGGTTCTTCAAGCCATTGAAGGCTTGGGCGCTCCCGAGTATCGCCCGTTAATGCGCTCCTTCATCTCCAGCATCTTCGTGCGCTTTCAGTCCACAACGGCCCAGGAGCACCTGGCCACCCTCCAGCGCTACTTGCGCCTGGCGGGTTTGAAGTTCACCGAGCGCCTGGGCTAGTGGAGCGATGGACGACAGCCTTACCTACCCACTCCAGGCTGAGGGGGTCTGGTTCGCCTATCGGCCACGGGTTTGGGTGCTGAAGGATGTGTCCCTGGCCGTTCCCGAGGGTGCCATGGCCATGATTATGGGCCCTTCGGGCGCCGGCAAAACCACCCTGCTGAAGGTTCTGGCAGGCCTTGTGCGCCCCCAAAAGGGCGTGGTGCGCATCTTGGGGAGGGAGGTGCATAAGGGGATGCCTCGGGCCCTGCGCCCCCGTGTGGGATATATTCCCCAGCAACTAGGGCTGGTGCGCAACCTGACGGCCTTGGAGAATGTGCTGATGGGGGCTTTGGGGCGCAGCCCAGGGCTTAGGGTCTTCTTGGGCATCTTCCCCAAGCAGGAGGTGGAGAGGGCACGCACGGTTTTGGAGTTGCTGGGTATTGGGCACAAGGCTCACGAAAAGGTGTTCCGCCTCAGCGGGGGCGAGCGCCAGCGGGTGGCCATCGCCCGCACTCTTCTGCAACGCCCCAAAGTGGTTCTGGCCGACGAGTTCGTCTCTGATCTGGACCTGCCTCGGGCGGCCGAAATTTTGCGCCTGATGCGCCAGGTTACCCAGCGGGAGGGGATGACCTTCTTGATGAATATGCACGAGGTGCAACTGGTGCAGGAGTTCGGGGACCAGGTGTTCTTGGTCAAGGATGGGGTAGTGCGCCACCAGTGCAGCGGCTCCCAAGTAACCTGGAACCTGCTCCAGGAGGTGCTGGGGTGAGGCGGGATTTGCTGGTGTTGGGGGGTGTGGCGGTGGCGCTGGGGGTGGTGCTGGGGCACCTGGGCTTCTTTGACGGCCAGCGCCTCGGACGGGGTCTGGTAAACGCGGGCATTTTCGTGCGCGATATGGTGCCCCCCGATGGGGCGGTCTTGGCGGTGGCGGGCCAGGCCCTGCTGGAGACGGTGCAGATGGCCTTCGCGGGGACCCTGTTGGGTTTCCTCCTCTCCCTGCCCCTGGGCATCTTGGGGACGCGCTCCCTGTTTCCTTTGCCGATCACATCCCTGGCCCGCCTCGTGAGCGCTGTGGTGCGTACCATCCCGGTTCTGTTGTGGGCTATCCTATTCGTGATCATTGTGGGCTTGGGGCCCTTGGCGGGCACTTTGGGCATCGCCTTTTACACCGTAGGGTATTTGGCCAAACTTTACGCCGAGTTGTTTGAGGGCACCGACCCCGAGATCATGGAGGCGGTGCGGGGTGTGGGGGCGTCGCGTCTGCACCTGGTGCGGTTCGTGGTGCTTCCCGAAGGGGCTAATGCTATCTTGGCGCAACTGCTGTTCATGCTGGAATACAACATTCGCGCGTCCTCTATTTTGGGGTTCGTGGGGGCGGGCGGGGTGGGCTTTGTGCTGCAGGTCTACTTGCAGACCATGGAGTATCAGCGCCTGGCGACGGTGCTCCTGCTGGTTCTCGGGGTGGTGTTGGCTATGGATGCGGTGAGCGGGTGGGTGCGGCGGCGCTTCCTCCTAACACCCCGCTAGGCTAGGGGCCGAGCACGGTTGCGCAGCACCTGTTCCACCCATTCAATAACCCGATACAGTTCCCTATCGTGGGGGTCTAGGTGGCGGTAAGGTTTGACCCACACCCCCGAATACTTCTGCACCAAGAAGTCGTCGTCGTCCACCACCATATCGGGGCGGATGGGGCAGTCGGCGTCCTTGTCCAGGCAGGCGGTAACCCAACGGGCCAGGCCAAAGGTGTGCACCACCCGCTCGGCGTGGGGTCGGCCAGTGGCCGTCCATACATAAATTTCGCACCCCAGATCCCGAAGGCGGCGGAACACCTCCTCCGTCCCGGGGCGCAAGGCCCATTGGCTCCCGTCGGCGTACAGAATGGTGAGGTCCACATCAAAGAAAACCCGCATCCAGCTCCTCCCAGTGTAGGCTACGCTCATGGGCACCGCGGGTCAAGGGGGTATGGACAAACAGTCCACATCCCCGATAGGATAATTGAACGAGGCGCGTCGCTTTGGAAACCGAGGGTAACCTTAGCGAAGGGCTCGTATTCCGTCCTGGAGACCAGGTTCTCCTGGTAGACAGGAAGGACCGCCGTTACCTTTTTACCCTTGTCCCCGGCCACACCTTTCATACCCATCTGGGCGCTCTCCCCCACGACACCATTCTGGGCCAGGCACCTGGCGCGCGCATCACTGCGGGCGGGCACACCTTCCTTGCTCTGCGCCCCACTTTAGCCGACTACATTCAGGAGTTGCCCCGGGTTACCCAAATTATCTACCCCAAAGACCTGGGGGCCATTTTGGTCTACGGCGACATCTTCCCTGGGGCGCGGGTGCTGGAAGCGGGGTTGGGTTCGGGGGCCTTGACCTTGGCCTTATTGCGCGCCGTGGGGCCTCAGGGGTGTGTGATCTCTTACGAGGTGCGCCGCGACTATATCCCCCGAGCCCGCCAGAATGTGCAGGCCCTCTTCCCCGAGCCGTCCAACTGGGTGATTCGCGAAGCGGATGTGTATGCCGGTATCGCCGACAGAGGGTTGGATCGGATTATTCTGGATGTGCCCGAGCCTTGGCGGGCAGTGCCCCACGCAGCACCGGCCTTACTCCCTGGCGGTATCCTGCTGTGCTGGCTTCCCACGGTGCTGCAAGTGCATCGTTTGTGCATGGCCCTGGAAGCCCATCCCGAGTTTGACCTCGTGGAGACCTTTGAAGTGCTCCTCCGCCCGTGGCATATGAGCCCTGTGAGCGCCCGCCCGGTCCACCGCATGGTGGCCCACACAGGCTTCATCACCACAGCCCGCCGGTGTGCCCCTGGCAAGTTGCGGGTAGGGGAAAGACACTTGGCCGAGCCGGAGGGGGAGGGATATGAACCGCAATGAGGCCCTGGCCATTGTCAACGAGTTTGTGAAGAGCGAAAGTTTGCGGAAGCACCTCCTCTCGGTGGAGGCGGCTATGCGCGCCTATGCCCGCAAGTATGGGGAAGACGAGGAGACCTGGGGCATAGCGGGCCTGCTCCACGACTTTGACTGGGAGATTTGTCCCACCCCCGATCAGCACCCCACCTACGGGGCCGCTCTCTTGCGCCAAAGGGGGGTGCCCGAACCGATCGTGCGGGCGGTGCTGTCCCACGGCGACCATACCGGCATCCCTCGGGAGACCCTCATGGAGAAGGCCTTGTTCGCTGTGGATGAACTGTGCGGGTTCATTATCGCCGTTGCCCTGGTGCGTCCCACCAAAAGCCTGGCGGAGGTTACACCCGAGGCCGTCCGCAAGAAGATGAAGGACAAGGCCTTCGCCCGTGCTGTGCGGAGGGAGGACATCACGAAGGGGGCAGAGGAACTGGGAGTGAATCTGGACGAGCATCTCGCCTTTGTAACCCAGGCTTTGCGGTC
The sequence above is drawn from the Dehalococcoidia bacterium genome and encodes:
- a CDS encoding tRNA (adenine-N1)-methyltransferase, coding for METEGNLSEGLVFRPGDQVLLVDRKDRRYLFTLVPGHTFHTHLGALPHDTILGQAPGARITAGGHTFLALRPTLADYIQELPRVTQIIYPKDLGAILVYGDIFPGARVLEAGLGSGALTLALLRAVGPQGCVISYEVRRDYIPRARQNVQALFPEPSNWVIREADVYAGIADRGLDRIILDVPEPWRAVPHAAPALLPGGILLCWLPTVLQVHRLCMALEAHPEFDLVETFEVLLRPWHMSPVSARPVHRMVAHTGFITTARRCAPGKLRVGERHLAEPEGEGYEPQ
- a CDS encoding HDIG domain-containing protein, with product MNRNEALAIVNEFVKSESLRKHLLSVEAAMRAYARKYGEDEETWGIAGLLHDFDWEICPTPDQHPTYGAALLRQRGVPEPIVRAVLSHGDHTGIPRETLMEKALFAVDELCGFIIAVALVRPTKSLAEVTPEAVRKKMKDKAFARAVRREDITKGAEELGVNLDEHLAFVTQALRSVAPSLGLNP
- a CDS encoding MtnX-like HAD-IB family phosphatase, whose amino-acid sequence is MALYPCALVVDFDGTITLQDTGDILFARFQAGGWGDIDPYWEQGLLSGREALALYFARLPADREALTRCVQEEHRLRPGFTALVMWCREKGIPLTIASGGLDFYIQAVLEREGLQVPFYSATADFSGPRLGMRFTNGVRSCPDVGVCKCWLVERIKGQTERLVLVGDGLTDACAARRADLVFARKWLLDYCRRNNLPHLPFETFHEVHQALAEWVHMRGERSSPSPVAAAS
- the phnE gene encoding phosphonate ABC transporter, permease protein PhnE, whose product is MRRDLLVLGGVAVALGVVLGHLGFFDGQRLGRGLVNAGIFVRDMVPPDGAVLAVAGQALLETVQMAFAGTLLGFLLSLPLGILGTRSLFPLPITSLARLVSAVVRTIPVLLWAILFVIIVGLGPLAGTLGIAFYTVGYLAKLYAELFEGTDPEIMEAVRGVGASRLHLVRFVVLPEGANAILAQLLFMLEYNIRASSILGFVGAGGVGFVLQVYLQTMEYQRLATVLLLVLGVVLAMDAVSGWVRRRFLLTPR
- a CDS encoding phosphate/phosphite/phosphonate ABC transporter substrate-binding protein, which gives rise to MRHRWMLLLIVLALVVGAGMGGFLIGGRSRGGTSPAQETPQRVVIAIQPTMSAAEMLEKARPLEQFLEQQLGGKVDVQIYVPTSYAAVVESLRFGQAQVAFMSAWPSYLATQMAGAEVALAEVREVVIGQEKREAPFYYSYWVVRADSPYENLLSLKGKRACFPSPISTSGYVAPMGRLVELGYLTVEAGREADPKAFFGDVLFGGGYAQCWQALQQGQVDVTIIAGDVSERLYREVLANTRVLEQQGPIPSHAVVVSKDLAEPLRSQVLQAIEGLGAPEYRPLMRSFISSIFVRFQSTTAQEHLATLQRYLRLAGLKFTERLG
- a CDS encoding ATP-binding cassette domain-containing protein, with protein sequence MDDSLTYPLQAEGVWFAYRPRVWVLKDVSLAVPEGAMAMIMGPSGAGKTTLLKVLAGLVRPQKGVVRILGREVHKGMPRALRPRVGYIPQQLGLVRNLTALENVLMGALGRSPGLRVFLGIFPKQEVERARTVLELLGIGHKAHEKVFRLSGGERQRVAIARTLLQRPKVVLADEFVSDLDLPRAAEILRLMRQVTQREGMTFLMNMHEVQLVQEFGDQVFLVKDGVVRHQCSGSQVTWNLLQEVLG